Genomic segment of Eupeodes corollae chromosome 2, idEupCoro1.1, whole genome shotgun sequence:
cAAAGAATtatcaatagaaaaaaataataaattcacatAAAAAACTACAATTATTGACAAcatatgtttttgacagcttatgtttgTACGGAGATTCTTGTCCCCCAAAACGATTCTGCCTCCGTCAATCTGACATTGAGCGCTCACTGTACACGCCTAATGTGTGTTCGTGCaagactgcaaatgaagtcccttgtgTTGTCTGACCCTGTCCCTTGAGACGTCGAGAaacgtcaacatttttaatttgtcaaatagTACCGAttacaatggctgcgttcaatctcgtattGGATAGGGTAttttggataggtggatttttagataccttgttgaacgagttgtatagctgtattgagatagctatgaaaaaaaagaaaacaactttcagctgtccACAAAAAGCAGAGGAACATTTCAGCTTCggagtcaaaattgttgtaagataaaacatttaatctaTTTTGTACAGAATCTATTCTGTccattatgtacagaacattctcaaatacaacttcaactaacatattgtatctttttgtttaccaacaaatacaaaaatctgaaataaattttcaagtttcttgaaattcaaccatgtgttgaatcagctgttctgtcagatacctacaccCCCcaaaaattcttggatacctttggattccttttttgaactctcagctgtttttgatcagtcgttattttacacgtaaaacactaacaaaaaggtatccggataccctatctgtctgagattgaacgcagccaataacttcctattggaagttaaaaatataaataatactattatttatttgttaaatgtttcaggataatcaatttttgaatggACATATTTTAGATATAATTTACAGCACATGTTAATTGAGTAACTTTCGAGTCTGGACAAAACACACTGAAATAAAAGTCTCAAAAAAGCTACTGCACTGATTTTGTTTCTTTCGtttataaatggaaaaaaatattttgcgaaAATGCAtacttttaacatttaattttatatttaaaaatataaaactttttaactaaATATCAACCTCTTGCTTTggaaccatttttgtttgagaaacaaTTTTAGATTGAAAATATGTTTCTAAAGAGCTTTGTACTTCTTACAACCGATATGAAATATATATCATTTTATAATTGCTTGTAGATTAAATTAGGAagacaataataaaaaagacaCCAAACAATAAAATGGTAATTCACCTCGTTATCGAAGTATAAGATAGGAATCGACAATCTCCTTAACCATTctattttgcttattttattGTACAGCCCTCATCAGGACAAAACATTCTTATTTTCTACGACTGTTTATTCAGAAACTGCAGTATCTTTGTTATACACGATAAACGCAGTTTTGGATATTTGCAAGAgtttaaaaaatcagaaaatcatatttttcgttttaaaaaaagtttaaaaaaaaaaacactgatacAGACATTCagacttttcaaaattgtgCATGGACCCGATAGGGTATTTCGGACGATAAAACTGGTTATAATAGCAATACATGGCTACTTAAAACTCTTCAATTTGCACACGACAAATGACCCGAACAGGCCAGCTCTTTCTAAGAATACAGCAGTTAAGTTACTTCGCCCCTTGGACAAAATtcgttaaagaagaagaatGAAAATTAGCTGGTCTGACTTATGCACCAGTTCAAGAGGGGGCAAGATAAGGCAGACCCCACATTCTCTCTGTATGCCACCCAGCCAGTATAGAAACatatagaagttttttttaatacactTATAGAAGCACAGAATTGTAATGACAATAATGAAAACCCCGATAATTTTTCTCTTTCAGTGTCCTCAGTTCACCATCAGTTAGAAACGAATACTACCTTTATGTACACAACTCGATAAGACTCATACTTTCGTGCACCCAAGAGTTTCCCGAAAACTTACGACAAAATCACTTGGATCAACTCAAAAATCTAAACGCTGTATGTAAACAAGTAATAAACGACGATGAAATTCCGATGGATCCACGTACAAACTCCGGCATCCTTATGGCCTATATTGCAAAAATTTGTTCCACCTACGAAAGTTTCATACATGAAGTTAAATTGACTAAAAATTCCAATGAAATCGTACTCTGTGTGGGTATCGTCAATACTTTTGACTACCATGACTTCACTCATCTCTCGAAAGACATTCGCGATATCTGCTCGAAAATCGACGATATGGCCAATGCGAACTCAACTGTACCGAATATCCTACTTTGTGCAGCTCGGTCGCTCTTTCAGATTTCGaaaatacttttgaattttGACTTTCGGACCGATGAAATGAGTGAGGATAcgaagttaattttaagaaagCTTCTGATTTTCGCATTTTGCTATCTCGAACACCATATGGACAGCGTTAGACACTTGTGCAGGGATCTTCTGCGAAATGTTATTGCCTTGAGTAAGAAGATCTCCTTCAGTTaccttttgcaaaaaatattcgATGCATGCAACTCGGAGAGGCTGTCAATGTCAATGAAGTGTATAGTCTTGCTTCAAGCAGTTTCAATATTAGGCAGTGAGGATATCATCAAAAACTGCAAAGAACTGTTTTCTACGTTGTTTGCTGAAAACTTGGGAAGAGATTTTATAGTGAACAATCTCTTCGAAGGACTAATGGCTGCCAGTCACAAAGAAGTTGATTTTGAGGCGTGGAAAGATCTTTGGATCACATATTTACTAGAAATAGCTGCGAAAAACGACGCCAGACTTCCCGATGTGGAAGTGCTTTTAGTTAAGGCGGTCAAGTGTGAGCCCCGCATTGTGCAACATATCATTGAACATACCAATGAAATTCCAATAAGTACAAAATTGTCAGCTCTATGGGCAGTCCGTAAGAGCGGCATAAAAATGGATAATTTCAGTGAAATTCTGCATGGTTTTTCGAAGAGCCttctcttttcaattctatctaATTGTGACGATACACGCATTATGGCCCTACGGTTGCTTGTTGAAACGCACAAAACTACAGAGCTTCTGACTGAGCTCGAGTGTGAACATATCCTACTCTTTCTGGAGTACAATTCGAATTGTCAGAGTCCGGCTGTAAGACAAAAGACACTTGCGCTTTTAGGTAAAGCTTTGATTCGATGCGAACTCAATTTGGTTAAGGTGCTAAAAGATAATTCCAGTACGGAGAAACGAATGTACATAAAGTTTCTGATGGATTTCATTAAGATCCTTGTGGAGAACCTTTTTCAGGGAGCTAACTTTAGTCGTCGATCCATATCCCTGCAGCTGCTGGAAAATTGCGTTCGCATTTTAGTGAACTGCGAATTAAATTTAGATGAATTCCTGCCGAAAAATACCGTCCAAACGTTGACAGAGGTAATAAGTGACACGTATGAAGCCAACAAAGATATTGCCGTATCGATTCTTAAACTTATCGAAGATAAAAAAGGCTGCCGAGTCTTTGAAAAggaatcaataaaacaaataaaagagtTGCTGGTGAGCGTGCGCCCTGCTGACTCCGTGACGGGAGCATACCGCTTAGAGTTCTTTTGTAATAAGGGCAGTCCCGATGCGTTTGGGCCATTTGAGCTGACAAGCTATTGCCCAGTCCACTACGCAGCCCTGCGCTGGGCTTTGAATATACTCAAAGATGGTCTTCGTTTGGGAAAGGAATCGATTCTTTTGGCAGCAAAGTCGAATCCGTTGTATGGAGTGCTTTTCGCAATAAAACATCTCCTCAAGCGGCTAGACTTTCAAGGATTCTCAAAGGACATAGGATGGCGAATACTTGTCGCTGAAGTGATAGTCATCTGCAAGGAACTCACAACTGTTGTGGGACCAGTGGTGAATAATTCTTCACCGGAAGGACACTTGCCAAATGATTTCAGTGAACTGCCAGAGCAGTTTCGAAAGGGCGAAAATCAGGCCAAAACACCGCGCAAAATACTCTCATCGAAGGGCAAACAAAAAAGCATAGACACTCTCAAGACTACCCCACAGATGGTTCTTCTTTGTGCCTGGCGAACGGTTAAAGAAGTTTCTTTGATACTAGGAGAGGTTGTGCTTCGATCGCCTATTCAATATAGCAAATCAACTGAGAACTTTCTCGTCACCAAGGAGCAAATTCTGGAAATTGGGGAACATTTTAAGTTGCTTCTTTCGGAGACTAAACATCGGGGAGCCTTCGAACAAGCTTATGTTGGATTTTCAAAGCTATGTGCGCGACTATGGCGTGTTGAATCTCATGACCTGAATATCCTTCCAATGACTTGGTTAAGAGAATTACTAACAGTCATCTCCAAGGACGAACAGATAAATGAGAAAATATGTGCTACTCGTCGAAGTGCTGGGGTACCTTTTATGGTCCAGGCATTGATTACAGCAGAGCTGCAGGTTGGAACAACCAGATCCCTTTATTTCTGCATGCAACAACTTATTCAGCTATGTGGTAATCCCGATAAGAGCACAGAAGCTAGAAGTCACGCTTTGAATATATTAAGAGCCCTCTTTCGGTGCACAGATCTAAATGAGACAATCGGTGAATTTGCTAGCGCTGGCGTTATGTGTGCCATACGCGGCTATGAAGCTTCAACATGGTCTGAAAAAAATTCTGCCACCTTATTATTTTCAGCCTTAATAACTCGAATATTCGGAGTTCAACGAACTCGAGACTCGGACAATTTAAGTATTCGCAACAAAATGACTGGTCGAATTTTCTTTTTACGATATCCCAAGTTGTATGACTTCTTTTTGGATGAACTACGTAAAGCTAGTTCGTTGATATTGAAACATGAGAAGGCAAATAAACTACATCCATTATTGCTGATGCTAAGTCGATTGTATCCATCGGCCTTAGAGGGCACCGAGTCAAATTTGAAAGTATGTATTTGTTTGATCATCATTTTGAGctgttttattaactttgtaCGTGTTATAGCTCTCTGAATTCATTCCATACATATCGAACTGTTCTGGATGCCCGGAAATGCAAACAAGATACCTGGCAGCGAAAGCTATTATTGCACTTATTTCAGTAGATTCTTTACCAATTGCTATTTTAAGAAAGTGTGCTGAGGTTCTGGTAAGTGTACAATGTAAACATATCATGTAAATAAAAGGTAATGGGGTTTCTCTACAGATTTCAGCTGATGAtccaaaatcaattaatttaaatgtgctGCATGGTCATTTGCTACAGGTGGGCAGTATTCaaatattacttaaataaaacaatatattttatttattgttcaaCAGATTCTCTTCCTCATAAAAGCTCTAAAAACTCAAGAAGTTGAGCTTATTGGTGATATATGCTCAACAGTGGTcacatttcattcaaaaactaaaatgaatAATGCAGTTATTTTGAAAGTTATGTTGGACATTTTCATTGAGATATTAAGTGGGTAAGTATCAAATGATAGAGCTAAGTATTTATTCATTCTAGAAGTTATGATATTCCAATTGTGTTTGGTATATTCATTTGGTTCAGTAAAtagttaaatacaaaaagaaatactaAATTAACTTTCCTGTAGTACCCGtgtagtgcgttggactgtcatgcgagaggtcttgggttcgatccctgtctatgacacctaaagtttttttttcacgggtactgcctcttgcgaggaattgacaaattttccaagagtaatttgtatttgtattttatttattttaaaaatcgcttacaaggtaggacatgagtcttataaagtgttgcaagcctttacattattttcagaatttgaatacaaattatataaataaggcttctatttacatatttatataaaaaagattaaatttaacatcaattatttgccaaatagttgaaaagtaaaaatttacatctacttatgcttcttattcttctcatagcgatgggcagagagttccaaaggcgtacaatatgaatacaaattgaCGCTCAgtgtttagaaaattgtatcggggtaatattaaagcaaccttgttgaatgagggaaatttagcttaccgtatagataatcaggttgttgtgtttggatgatttcatgcagATAACTCAGAGAGCGAAAGTGTATTAAACTGTCTAGGCTACAACCAGAAATCCGTACCGCAAAAATGGATATGTGATCATAACGacgtagattataaatatagTGGGCAATATTGTTGTAAGCCACATTCCATTTGCGGCTAGTCACacagtctagtttacaaaagatttcacacccatacagcacaattggtagtataagggccttagcaagtagcagtttagttttgatcgggattaaatttcgagtgacttgaagaaggcggagacttccatagactttaccaatggcattattaaggtggtcatcccaagtgagagtgcgattgaatactactcttaggtttctagcagtgctaacatattcaatggtttcgtcgtcaagtttcaaTAGGTATAAAACCCgatagatcaaagtttttgcgataGATGGGGAGGGATGTAGATTTGATGATTAAGGCGGAGATCGTTCATTTTTGACCACTGTGAAATGCGGATCAGATCCTGATTCTttaaagctacggcatcatttttagccccaaaaggtcgacttatcaggagctgcacatcatcagcataaagatgaattaaacaatgttaagcaacttgtggtaactcatttatgtaaagtgaaaagaggattggtccaaggatagatccctgtggcactccactcaaaacattgagaaatgtggacgagtatccattggccaccacgcattgttgccttccgctgagatacgaaagaacaagcttacaagacactaaagaaaacccaaagttaattcgcAGGTTTCTACAAAGACTTAagtggttaacagtatcaaaagcctttgagctaacagtgttagcaatgtaacatgatcactgtccatagccattcttatttcatcagttacaaaaagtacTAGACTGACAGGTACTTAACAGTTTGttaattgtaagatatttttggatctgcctcagaatagttttttcaaacaccttcgaaagaaacggaagaatggcaatcggccgaaattctgtagcagtacctgtttgctttttgggtacGGGAATAATCTTggccttcttccattctaaaggaaactcggaagtagtcaatatgctgttcaatatgtaggttatatagcgcagtatatatggaagcagtagtctcaagaactttagggtccatttggtccaggccagtagcattagatttaTTCGATATTAATGCCTCTACAATGTCTTCCTgttgtattcttataaaactcaaaGAGCTGTTGATAGCAGTTGGTTCATCCTCAGTAAGGGAATTAACGGGTGAAGCAACGTTTAAGGGCATGGGCGTaaagtttttgttgaattgtttgccaataccgatttcaagaagttttttcataattttttgccagaggttaaagaaccaaatttgttttcataataaagtctttttgcCGTTCTGACCATTACGAGAACTTGATTACGCAGtctgcaatacaatttgtggaAGTGCTCCAGTTTGTTACGTCTACATTGACTGTAGGCGGCATCTCGTCGTGACATCAGAGCAGAGATGTCGCTATTCAGCCAAGGTGGAGCCGTATGCCTAACGAGAAAGGTTTTAATAGGAACATGCCTCTCAAAAAGCTGATTGACGTTTTGCCGTACAAATCTGACTTGATCATTTACATTTTGCATATGGTATAGTGAGTTCCATTCTACGCAGTCAAAATCGCGCACTAAGTCAGatgtgtttaagtttttgaagtctaataatagtaattcttgtcatgaaatgtgctatctcaaatttgccgttcggattcggcttaaaattgtaggtcccttccatccctgacaacagtactcgcacacaggaatggttgagagttgtcaatcactaggccctagttctcaaacaaaCTGTTGtgtcacccaatttatttaactttcctGAATGAGTTTTGGAACCCAACATTTGATCATCGAAatcttaataaaatgtttttgaaatattgcctgttttttcttaattggtAAGCCTTTCCGATTCTTCTTTAGAAAAGTTCACAATAGTCCGAATTCGATGTTTTTCGGTGTTGACACTTTGAATTTATATTACCAACCATTACAGTAGAACAGCTTTAGAGGGAAATGGTCTTCAAACTACGTTAAATCTTGTTTATCAATTTCTGAAATTAGTTGCTGAGCTTGATTAAGAGCACAATACAAGAAAATAGTAATACATTTTCTGAAACCATTGCTGTGATATCATCATTTAGCCTGAGTTCAACTAACTTTTTCAATGAGTTCAACTAACTTTTTCAACCAAGTCTACGCGTCCCAACCGGTCCATAGCTAACTCTCTCCCATTTCGTATACCAAATTGGTTGATATTCTCTTCTATCTGCGTGCAAGATCTTAGACGCGCTTTTGATATTTCTAGACCATTATTTCTTTACGCATCTTCGTAGGCCACAACGAGCTCTCATCCGTTCTTGAGATAGTCCTTGGGCCCTTAGTAAAGGTGGTTCAGATTTATAGACTTCTAAACtgtttgaattaaaacaaatttagtaaaaaaggGAATGAATAAGTGATTATGGTTCGAGTTCTTTCCAGTTTTGTTATGCTGAAAAATcacttattttatgttttccgCAGACTTCGGTTCACtcaaacattttaagatttCTCATTGTGATCTTTCCCAATTCCAGACGGCTGCGAATTTATTCTACAAtctcaatatcttttaaaaatacaatactcCTTTTACTTTTTGCTGATCAAACTCAGCGGCTTGTTAGACAAGTTTCCAATTGTTTGTATTATAAATAGTTAACCACATTATTTCAATATCTTATATGACTAAAATATGAGAATAGTTCTTAAacactttcaattttttaatttgttatcagATCATACAAAATAACCAAAGCaatgtaattaaattgaaacCGAGTTATTATAAAGtgtacaaatatatttattttctttttatttacagaacTAAAAATCTCAAACTTCCccaagaaacaataaaaaatcttCTACATTTCActcaacaaaaacatttttactcgCGTGAGCTTTCATTTTATTATCCCGTATTCCGTAAATCATTATACATCTACAATTTACACATGCTGCGACTGACTTTACCATTTGGAGCCTTATCCGACTTTTTACTCTCTCCTCCTATCACCCATGAAAGCGTCTACCTCGAACAG
This window contains:
- the LOC129946351 gene encoding thyroid adenoma-associated protein homolog, coding for MNSLNLRVSTVKSGENVKKNSEMRSSLVRLPKHYEKSEESYCLQIKKANSIPDQVAVVKNIFKTIGKDPGVLRFLTDLYFYTPLKHPVRNQISKLLITAARLETGGMDENTIVESLADTMSRLLDDAKASTESSIWNLTVNSLTGCFENFGCGLKALESNVQLVFPFLCSSVQRYLTELSVLSSPSVRNEYYLYVHNSIRLILSCTQEFPENLRQNHLDQLKNLNAVCKQVINDDEIPMDPRTNSGILMAYIAKICSTYESFIHEVKLTKNSNEIVLCVGIVNTFDYHDFTHLSKDIRDICSKIDDMANANSTVPNILLCAARSLFQISKILLNFDFRTDEMSEDTKLILRKLLIFAFCYLEHHMDSVRHLCRDLLRNVIALSKKISFSYLLQKIFDACNSERLSMSMKCIVLLQAVSILGSEDIIKNCKELFSTLFAENLGRDFIVNNLFEGLMAASHKEVDFEAWKDLWITYLLEIAAKNDARLPDVEVLLVKAVKCEPRIVQHIIEHTNEIPISTKLSALWAVRKSGIKMDNFSEILHGFSKSLLFSILSNCDDTRIMALRLLVETHKTTELLTELECEHILLFLEYNSNCQSPAVRQKTLALLGKALIRCELNLVKVLKDNSSTEKRMYIKFLMDFIKILVENLFQGANFSRRSISLQLLENCVRILVNCELNLDEFLPKNTVQTLTEVISDTYEANKDIAVSILKLIEDKKGCRVFEKESIKQIKELLVSVRPADSVTGAYRLEFFCNKGSPDAFGPFELTSYCPVHYAALRWALNILKDGLRLGKESILLAAKSNPLYGVLFAIKHLLKRLDFQGFSKDIGWRILVAEVIVICKELTTVVGPVVNNSSPEGHLPNDFSELPEQFRKGENQAKTPRKILSSKGKQKSIDTLKTTPQMVLLCAWRTVKEVSLILGEVVLRSPIQYSKSTENFLVTKEQILEIGEHFKLLLSETKHRGAFEQAYVGFSKLCARLWRVESHDLNILPMTWLRELLTVISKDEQINEKICATRRSAGVPFMVQALITAELQVGTTRSLYFCMQQLIQLCGNPDKSTEARSHALNILRALFRCTDLNETIGEFASAGVMCAIRGYEASTWSEKNSATLLFSALITRIFGVQRTRDSDNLSIRNKMTGRIFFLRYPKLYDFFLDELRKASSLILKHEKANKLHPLLLMLSRLYPSALEGTESNLKLSEFIPYISNCSGCPEMQTRYLAAKAIIALISVDSLPIAILRKCAEVLISADDPKSINLNVLHGHLLQILFLIKALKTQEVELIGDICSTVVTFHSKTKMNNAVILKVMLDIFIEILSGTKNLKLPQETIKNLLHFTQQKHFYSRELSFYYPVFRKSLYIYNLHMLRLTLPFGALSDFLLSPPITHESVYLEQAETCLNIIILVLNKKRSITEDLEEYEITDAEIAFMKVLPDDMLDDLQKELRTSKKLHATLKTVIQTPKFYPECAMKAYAALSQLDVFDFTLTQLIKESKNHPGDVKSPLTLCVERLVLKKGIEFKISQLCLEYLIEITQSWNPDCLRLKASNILPHIAIHFPTALEKKKLKFVKEFISLMLSMLMDEDFDVRNNTTKIVLSLPKEDLGIENVLSTMAQRLFLQYTADLLNAMKADDDYLIDVFKAVAESQLTAANIDPSDGNASTISNSTSNGDLEVFDKNEANVFAEPLRAIADNIVIYKSTFSNRHKVMHVVNTYKIC